TACCTTTTACATCCACCTTTTGAGAGAAATCACCGGTAGCCATTATCTGAGCCTGCTTTTTCATTTCAGTTAAGGGCTTGGTAATGGTACGGGCTACCAGGATCCCAAGCAGGGCGGTAACCGTGATCGCAAGCAAAGTACCCTTAGCAAATATACTATTAATCGCCTGCATCTGTTCATAGATACCATCCATGCGGGCCTGATAGTGGAGCACCCCTTTAATTTCCCCGGCTTCCGTTGTAATGGGTTTCTCTCCTACATATAAGTTTGTCCCATCCTGCCGTACGGTTCTCGGATCGGTCTCGCCCAGGATAAATACTTTACTAATCCGTGCATCCGTCACTTTTTTTCCGATATTGGCGCGATCATCACTGCCACTGTCAAACGAGGCAATAATATTCGGCCCTGTCTTTTCAATCACTTGTAACTTCTTGATGTCGGATTCATTAAATTCGTTAATCAGTCCCTCTACTTCAGCCTGTAAAGAGGGGTCACCCTCGCCTCGTTCTGCCTCAAAGGCATTTTGGAGGCTATACGTGAGTGAATTTAAGCGTCCTTCAATCGAATTTGTAAAATTATCCGTCAGATTATTTTCCAACCTCTCAACAAAATAGGCACCAATCACTTGGATGCCTAATAGAAGAAGCAGAATATAAACGAGAATCAGCTTCAGTCTGACGGACTGAAAAAAACCTACTTTCTTCATGAAAACACTACTCCTGCTCTGGATTTCTTAAATAATAACCAACTCCGCGTCTGGTAACGATCCAGACAGGATTACTTGGATTTTCTTCGATCTTCTCGCGCAGGCGACGCACAGTCACGTCTACGGTTCTCACGTCTCCGTAATAGTCGTAGCCCCAGACGGTCTCCAGCAAATGCTCACGCGTCATGACCTGTCCGATATGACGGGCTAAGTAATGTAATAATTCAAATTCACGGTGAGTCAGCTCAATGTAAGAGCCGTCACGGGTTACGGTATAAGCATCTGGATGAATCGATAATCTTCCGATCGTTATGTCTTTAGGCTGCTGGGAGCTGTCTTCCGGCTCCTGCTGCTGACGCCGCAAATTAGCTTTGACGCGGGCAATCAGTTCGCGATTACTGAATGGTTTGGTGACATAATCATCGGCACCCATTTCAAGTCCTAAAACTTTATCTATTTCAGCATCTTTAGCTGTCAGCATAATAATCGGCATATTATGATTCTTGCGCACTTCCCGGCAGACTTCGTTACCGTCTTTATTCGGAAGCATAATATCTAATAAAATTAAATCAGGGTCTGCTTCGTCTGCTTTTTGAATGGCTTCATCACCATCATAGGCACACACGACCTCATATCCTTCTTTTTCTAAATTGAATTTCAATATATCTGCAATTGGCTTTTCATCGTCTACAACTAAGATCTTCAGTGCCATACACTGTCACATCCCTTTCCTCGACTTCTTTACCATCTATTATTTTAACTTATTTATGGAAAAATGTCTTTTTCTAATAAAAAGTTATGAAAAATGTATTCAGAAAACATAATTTTCTCTACCAAAAAACCGCTGTGACCAACACGCCACAGCGGCTTCTGACAAGAACGCTCTGTTAAAAATTCTTATTAGTTTCTCATAATAAGATTTTTGCACAATAGGGCCGGATTGTGTAAGACTCAGTTTCGAGATACTTTTATGACAAGAAAGGTCCTGCGGGGGATGATTCGCTTTCCGCGGGCATGTGCTGAGCCTCCTCAGTCTTCGACTTCCGGGGTCTCACCAATCATGTTTATCCCGCAGGAGTCTTCATCATCCCCCTCCGGACCTGGCCAAATCAGAAGCTCGAAACCACTTTAACTCGTAAGGAATTAGACCAGGTGGTTCTGTACCTATTTTCAGGGTATAACGATGCACAATAGCCTGTTATAAAAGCATTTAATGCAGATTAAGGAGAAAAACTTTCATCTTCTGGAAGGGTCCGTTCGCAACATTATAGTGGGGTTGGTGGGGCAATGATGAGACTCCCATGGGAGAAGGGACTAGGTGAGATCCCACAGGGAGTGAAACGAGCGAGGAATCTCACCGTTCCCCCATAGGAAAGCGAAATCGTCCCCCGCAGGACCTTCCACTCAACAAATATCTCGAAACTGAGTCTTCAAGTAATGGGAGCTTTTCTTTAACATTATCATGGAAATGGAACAGCGTTACTTGAAAAATGAAGCTGGATCCTCGAGTTTTCCATCTTTGTGAATTTCAAAATGCAAGTGAACACCCGTGGAGTTGCCCGTCGTCCCCATAACACCTAGCTTGTTTCCTTTTCGAACGGTCTCTCCTACCTCCACGTCAATCGAATCAAGGTGAGCATAAATCGTTTCATATCCGTTATTATGATCAATTACGACTTTATTGCCAAAACCACTCTGATATTCAGCCGTAACGACTTCTCCGTTATCAGCAGCCTTGATTGTACGGTCATCCACACCTGCAATATCAATTCCTTTATGATACCTTCCCCATCTTTCACCCACATGGCTCGTAATCGTTCCTTCAACTGCGGGCCAGGCGAAAGTCCCTGTACCACGCGAAGGGATGATTTTCGTTCCTTTAAGAATCACTTCTTCGACAGGTTCTTCCACCACTTCTTCTTTTAAGGTTTCTCTCGTTTCCACGCTTCCATTCTTTTTGGTAATCAAGGTATGGATTTCTTTTCTTCCATCGCTGCCTTCTTGTTTTGTTTCAGTCTCCCCTTTTAATAGATCGTTGGTTTCTACAATCTTTCGGGAAGACTCTATGGTTTGTTCCTGAACGTCTTTTTCTTTAACGACTACCTCGGTCAGAGGTTCGGAAACTTCCCCCTCAATCGGTTTATTTCCTCCCTGGCTTTCATCACTATTTTCCACCACAACTCCATTTTTCACCTCTTGCACGGCTTGTGAGACTGAAGATATTTGGGAAGGGTGAACCTCAGAGCTCTCTCCTTTAATTTCATGGCTGAGCTCAACCGATAAAATGCCGGATTCACCTTCTTCCTTCTCTATTGGTTTACCTTTCGAATCTTTGGACTCTAATTGAGTAAGAATGTTCTCTTCCACATATTTTTCTTTCAACCGCTTTTTAACGTCCTCTATTTCCTCATGGTCAGAAAGGTGAGCGACCGTTTGATCATCTATGTTTACTTGAACGGATTCAGCAGAAACGGAAATCGATTCCTCTAATTGGTCCAGCACTTTCGCTTTATTGCTCTCAGACGAAAGATTTTTCTCACGCGTAAAGGTAATATCTTCGTTCAGTTTAAGGTCTTCTTCGCTATATGTGATTTCCGCTCGATGCACACGATCCTCGATAAAGGCCTGAATGTCTTCCTTTTTTTCTACGGTTCCGATAGATTCATCATCCACATATACCTGATACACCGTATTTAAATTCTTATCTGCATAAGCTGTCCCCACCGTTAAGCTTAATACCAGCACTCCTGTAAAAGCGGCCTTTGACAAAACCGCTCTTCTATCTTTCTTCATTTCCTTTCCCCCTGTGAATCTATTTATCTCTTTTATTATCATTATTATTAATATTTTCACTTAATAAACCTATCATATGAAAATTATTAATAAAACAGGGGATAGAAAATGTAATATTCTTATCATATACTTACCAAAACCAGGTATAAATGCTAATATTTCCGTCTTATGCATGCCCGAAAACATGGTAGAATATACTAGAATTCTAATATTTTCATTTAACTATATGAAAAGATTAGTAACAGAAGAAAGAATTGCATAATTTCATTATACAAAAAAAGCCTGCGAGTTTATCGCAGACTTTCACAAAGAGTGGCTCGGGACGGAATCGAACCGCCGACACACGGATTTTCAGTCCGTTGCTCTACCGACTGAGCTACCGAGCCGTACTATAAAGTTTTCTTCTTTGTTCACTCAACCCAGCTAATTTTCGACATTTACACTAGCGGCTGAACCAGAGATTTCCTTATTCATTCGCAGTTGAACGATTTTCAGCACGTTCATTAAATAAAAAAGCATTTATTTGTCAAAAACTATTCACGTATATTCGTTAAATTTCTAACTTTGTACATGTTATAATAGCAATGGCGGTCCGGACGGGACTCGAACCCGCGACCTCCTGCGTGACAGGCAGGCATTCTAACCAACTGAACTACCGGACCATGATCGCTTTCTTACTGCGACGTTTAACATCATATCATATGCATATATCAGGCGCAATACTATTTTTTCGTACCGGACGTATTTCGCTTTTCATATCACCTATGCAAGCTCACATATAATCTTTACAAGACTACTTTTTAGGAAGGAGGGATCCTTTGAAGAAAACATTACGGTCTATTTCTTTTGTACTTATTATTTTATTGATTGCCATGCTCGGCTATTTAAAATTGAATCCACCCCTGACGCAGGGTTCGATTGGAACGACAAGTGACAAGCTATCTGTTATTGTGGCCCTCGGAAACAAGCATTTATTAGGGAACATCCACATTACCGACGTTTCGATAAATGCAAATCAGGCGCCTACGAAGGTGCGCATGCAGGTCAGTAACTCTACGAAAGGTTTTATCATCACAGATACTTATCAGCCTTATGAGGAAGAATACGGAATGAAAGACTACGAGACGATTGCACTCGAACCAAAAAGCGCTCCTATACCATTCTCCAAGCAGGCAAAAGCGGGTTCTGAAAATCCTGCCAGGATCTACGGTTTAAGCATAACAGAAGACACCCCGATTGAACGGATCAATGTGACGTACCGCTACCTGGGTATTTCATTTGTAAAAACCATTAATGTGTAAAAAAAAGACCAGCGCTGGTCTTTTTTTTATTGATCGCTCGAAGGATAGGTATTCAGCTTGTCTAACAGTTCATAAGGGTCAGAG
The Halobacillus halophilus DSM 2266 DNA segment above includes these coding regions:
- the yycF gene encoding response regulator YycF, which codes for MALKILVVDDEKPIADILKFNLEKEGYEVVCAYDGDEAIQKADEADPDLILLDIMLPNKDGNEVCREVRKNHNMPIIMLTAKDAEIDKVLGLEMGADDYVTKPFSNRELIARVKANLRRQQQEPEDSSQQPKDITIGRLSIHPDAYTVTRDGSYIELTHREFELLHYLARHIGQVMTREHLLETVWGYDYYGDVRTVDVTVRRLREKIEENPSNPVWIVTRRGVGYYLRNPEQE
- a CDS encoding peptidoglycan DD-metalloendopeptidase family protein, encoding MKKDRRAVLSKAAFTGVLVLSLTVGTAYADKNLNTVYQVYVDDESIGTVEKKEDIQAFIEDRVHRAEITYSEEDLKLNEDITFTREKNLSSESNKAKVLDQLEESISVSAESVQVNIDDQTVAHLSDHEEIEDVKKRLKEKYVEENILTQLESKDSKGKPIEKEEGESGILSVELSHEIKGESSEVHPSQISSVSQAVQEVKNGVVVENSDESQGGNKPIEGEVSEPLTEVVVKEKDVQEQTIESSRKIVETNDLLKGETETKQEGSDGRKEIHTLITKKNGSVETRETLKEEVVEEPVEEVILKGTKIIPSRGTGTFAWPAVEGTITSHVGERWGRYHKGIDIAGVDDRTIKAADNGEVVTAEYQSGFGNKVVIDHNNGYETIYAHLDSIDVEVGETVRKGNKLGVMGTTGNSTGVHLHFEIHKDGKLEDPASFFK